The Ruminococcus bovis genome includes a region encoding these proteins:
- a CDS encoding helix-turn-helix domain-containing protein, translating to MITQEAKKKQAIVKYALRKGKSKASRVYGVSLSSVKRWCNQYDGTWQSLLPKSHRPHSHPNRHTKREERQIRNSFKKCYERYGWDGVYSDLKRKGYTRSYSGMIYAAKRMGLVKYKKTKKKSRKHRRYPELLIPGEKVQIDVKEVPYNCLRGKALRDGKHFYQWTAIDECTRMRFVYGFEEHTRKTQPNF from the coding sequence ATGATAACACAAGAAGCAAAGAAAAAGCAAGCCATAGTAAAATACGCACTAAGAAAAGGAAAAAGCAAAGCAAGTAGAGTGTACGGTGTAAGTCTTTCAAGCGTAAAGAGATGGTGTAACCAATATGACGGTACCTGGCAATCGCTATTGCCTAAATCACACAGACCACATAGTCATCCTAACAGGCACACAAAAAGAGAAGAAAGACAAATTAGAAATTCTTTCAAAAAGTGCTATGAAAGATATGGATGGGATGGAGTATACAGTGATTTAAAGAGAAAAGGATATACAAGAAGCTACTCAGGAATGATATATGCAGCTAAAAGAATGGGCTTAGTAAAATATAAAAAGACCAAGAAAAAGAGCCGTAAGCATAGAAGATATCCGGAACTGTTAATACCTGGAGAAAAGGTGCAGATAGATGTAAAAGAAGTGCCATATAATTGCTTAAGAGGTAAGGCTTTAAGGGACGGAAAGCATTTTTATCAATGGACTGCAATAGATGAATGTACAAGGATGAGATTTGTATATGGGTTTGAAGAACATACACGGAAAACTCAACCAAATTTTTGA
- a CDS encoding integrase core domain-containing protein, whose product MLLKEFPFKIQTIQTDNGREFTYKYQSSEVKSPFEIELNKLGINHKLIPPRTPWHNGKVERSHRNDQRYFYEWETFRNIEELNTKLKGHLEWSNNKTMRTLDYKSPMQLLSEKLELKSIH is encoded by the coding sequence ATGTTATTGAAAGAATTTCCGTTTAAAATACAGACTATTCAAACAGATAACGGAAGAGAGTTCACATATAAATATCAGAGCAGTGAAGTGAAAAGTCCTTTTGAAATAGAATTAAACAAACTAGGTATAAATCATAAATTAATACCACCACGAACACCTTGGCACAACGGAAAGGTAGAAAGAAGTCATAGAAACGACCAAAGATATTTCTATGAATGGGAAACATTCAGAAATATTGAAGAATTAAACACAAAATTAAAAGGACATTTGGAATGGAGTAATAACAAAACAATGAGAACACTTGATTACAAGAGTCCAATGCAGTTATTGAGTGAAAAGTTAGAATTGAAATCCATTCATTAA
- the aspS gene encoding aspartate--tRNA ligase — translation MVRENIYRTVTCGELRESNIGDTVRVAGWVENIRDHGGVMFLDIRDHYGVLQVVVHNDEILKDINRECTVTLSGKVVKRDEDTINKKIATGYVEVHTEDIKVLGKCKNNLPFEVMTSTNTSEDVRLKYRFLDLRNPKVHNNIVLRSQIISYLRSKMNDMGFLEMQTPILSTSSPEGARDYLIPSRKHKGKFYALPQAPQIFKQLLMVSGFDKYFQIAPCFRDEDARADRSPGEFYQLDFEMAFATQEDVFAVAEEVLYDTFKKFSDKEVSKPPFKRIPYKESMLKYGSDKPDLRNPLLIVEISDMFEETDFAPFRKKTVRSINVPDCAKQSKKWFKRMEEFALSIGMKGLGYVKVNDDLTFDGPIDKFLKPGDREELIKRNGSKAGDVIYFIADTPDQAPVLAGQIRTEVANRLDLIDKSKFEMCFIVDFPMFEYDENGHLAFTHNPFSMPQGGMDALQNQDPTEILAYQYDIVCNGVELSSGAVRNHDLDIMVKAFDMAGYSEDDLKSKFSSLYNAFQYGAPPHAGMAPGVDRMIMLLTEEENIREVIAFPMNSNAQDLLLGSPGEVTEQQLREVHIKLR, via the coding sequence ATGGTTAGAGAAAATATTTATCGCACAGTTACTTGTGGCGAATTAAGAGAAAGTAATATAGGAGATACTGTCCGTGTAGCAGGTTGGGTAGAAAATATCCGTGACCACGGTGGTGTTATGTTCCTTGATATTCGTGATCACTACGGTGTTCTTCAGGTTGTTGTTCACAATGACGAAATCCTAAAAGATATTAACAGAGAATGTACTGTTACTCTTTCAGGTAAAGTAGTTAAGAGAGATGAAGACACAATCAATAAGAAGATTGCAACAGGTTATGTTGAAGTACACACAGAGGACATTAAGGTTCTTGGTAAGTGTAAGAATAACCTACCTTTTGAAGTTATGACTTCAACAAATACTTCTGAAGATGTAAGACTAAAGTACAGATTCCTAGACCTTAGAAACCCTAAGGTTCATAACAACATTGTACTAAGAAGTCAGATTATCAGCTACCTAAGAAGTAAAATGAATGATATGGGATTTTTGGAAATGCAAACTCCAATCCTTTCAACATCTTCACCGGAAGGTGCAAGAGACTACCTAATCCCATCAAGAAAGCACAAGGGTAAGTTCTATGCTCTACCTCAAGCTCCACAGATTTTTAAGCAGTTACTAATGGTTTCAGGTTTTGATAAATACTTCCAGATTGCACCTTGCTTTAGAGATGAAGATGCAAGAGCAGACCGTTCTCCGGGTGAATTCTATCAGCTAGACTTTGAAATGGCTTTTGCTACTCAGGAAGATGTTTTTGCAGTTGCTGAAGAAGTTCTTTATGATACATTTAAGAAGTTCAGCGATAAGGAAGTTAGCAAACCACCATTTAAGAGAATTCCATATAAGGAATCAATGCTAAAATATGGTTCAGATAAGCCTGACCTAAGAAACCCACTACTTATTGTAGAAATTTCTGATATGTTTGAAGAAACTGATTTTGCTCCATTCCGTAAAAAGACAGTTCGTTCTATCAATGTTCCTGACTGTGCAAAGCAGAGCAAAAAGTGGTTCAAGAGAATGGAAGAATTTGCTCTTTCAATCGGTATGAAGGGTCTGGGCTATGTAAAGGTTAATGATGATTTAACATTTGACGGTCCTATTGATAAGTTCCTAAAGCCCGGTGACAGAGAAGAACTAATTAAGAGAAACGGTAGTAAAGCAGGAGATGTTATTTACTTTATTGCCGATACTCCTGATCAAGCTCCTGTTCTTGCAGGTCAGATTCGTACAGAAGTTGCAAACAGACTGGACTTAATCGACAAGAGTAAGTTTGAAATGTGCTTTATTGTTGACTTCCCAATGTTTGAATATGACGAAAACGGTCACCTAGCATTTACTCATAACCCATTCTCAATGCCACAGGGTGGTATGGATGCACTACAGAATCAAGACCCAACAGAAATTCTTGCATATCAGTATGATATTGTTTGTAACGGTGTTGAACTTTCTTCCGGTGCAGTTCGTAACCATGACCTAGATATTATGGTTAAGGCATTTGATATGGCAGGTTACAGCGAAGATGATCTAAAGTCAAAGTTCAGCTCACTATACAATGCATTCCAGTACGGTGCTCCACCACATGCGGGTATGGCACCGGGTGTTGACAGAATGATTATGCTACTTACAGAGGAAGAAAATATCCGTGAAGTTATTGCATTCCCTATGAATAGTAATGCTCAGGACTTACTACTTGGTAGTCCGGGTGAAGTTACTGAACAACAGTTAAGAGAAGTTCATATTAAGTTAA